TGCGACGTGACTGGAGTTCAGACGTGTGCTCTTCCGATCTTGGCGGCGGCGCTGCTCGCGGCCGCGACCTTCTCGTTCTACAACGTCGCGGGACGGGCGCTAGTGGAGCGTTTCGACCGCTGGTTCGTGGTGCTGTACGCGCTGGGCGGCGCGGCGCTGTTCTGGCTCGTGGTGAACCCGCCGTGGAAGGTCTGGGCGGCGCATTACACCGCGTCGCAGTGGGTGTTCCTGGTGGTGTTCGCGTGCGCCTCGATGCTGGTGCCGTTCTCGCTCTACTTCTCCGGCTTGCAGCACCTGGACGCGACGCGGGCGATCGTGACGAGCTGCCTGGAGCCGGTGTTCGCCATCGGGTTCGCGTGGG
The sequence above is drawn from the Terriglobales bacterium genome and encodes:
- a CDS encoding DMT family transporter, whose product is CDVTGVQTCALPILAAALLAAATFSFYNVAGRALVERFDRWFVVLYALGGAALFWLVVNPPWKVWAAHYTASQWVFLVVFACASMLVPFSLYFSGLQHLDATRAIVTSCLEPVFAIGFAWAFAKEVVTPLQIAGMLVVLAATVIVQLSAAPVQKLTPDD